A window from Aquabacterium sp. NJ1 encodes these proteins:
- a CDS encoding YbeD family protein: MSQPDHTPANPYIPPEQSLIEYPSAFPIKVMGAHQETFVEAVVAIVLEHDPGFDACTIERRPSSSGNYLGLTITVTATSRTQLDNIYRGLTAHPLVKYVL, encoded by the coding sequence ATGAGTCAGCCAGATCACACCCCCGCCAACCCGTACATCCCGCCCGAGCAGTCGCTGATCGAGTACCCGAGCGCCTTCCCGATCAAGGTGATGGGCGCGCACCAGGAAACCTTCGTGGAGGCCGTGGTGGCCATCGTGCTCGAACACGACCCGGGTTTTGACGCCTGCACCATCGAGCGCCGCCCCAGCAGCAGCGGCAACTACCTGGGCTTGACCATCACCGTCACGGCCACCAGCCGCACGCAACTGGACAACATCTACCGCGGATTGACCGCCCACCCCCTGGTCAAGTACGTGCTGTAA
- the yajC gene encoding preprotein translocase subunit YajC yields MFISEAYAQAAAPAAGAQGGLMSFLPLVLMFVVLYFVMIRPQMKRQKETKAMLDALAKGDEVVTQGGVIGKITKIGETFVSVEVANGVELQLQRVAIVQVLPKGSYK; encoded by the coding sequence GTGTTTATTTCCGAAGCCTATGCCCAGGCCGCTGCCCCTGCCGCAGGTGCGCAGGGTGGTTTGATGAGCTTTCTGCCCCTGGTCCTCATGTTCGTGGTCCTGTACTTCGTCATGATCCGCCCGCAGATGAAGCGCCAGAAAGAGACCAAGGCCATGCTCGACGCGCTGGCCAAGGGCGACGAAGTCGTCACGCAAGGTGGCGTGATCGGCAAGATCACCAAGATCGGCGAGACCTTTGTCAGCGTGGAAGTGGCCAATGGCGTGGAGCTGCAACTGCAGCGCGTGGCCATCGTCCAGGTCCTGCCCAAGGGCTCCTACAAATAA